In a single window of the Rattus norvegicus strain BN/NHsdMcwi chromosome 6, GRCr8, whole genome shotgun sequence genome:
- the LOC134479278 gene encoding U1 small nuclear ribonucleoprotein 70 kDa-like: MPAVSNKREEEEEGGGGGGGGGGGGGGGGGGGGGGEGEGEGEEEEEEEEEEEEEEEEEEEEEEEEEEEERRRRGKEQGRGRRKGGRRGRRERREKRKRGRNTIDTKLKGYIQSCI; this comes from the coding sequence CTGTTTCcaataaaagagaagaagaagaagaaggaggaggaggaggaggaggaggaggaggaggaggaggaggaggaggaggaggaggaggaggaggagaaggagaaggagaaggagaagaagaagaagaagaagaagaagaagaagaagaagaagaagaagaagaagaagaagaagaagaagaagaagaagaagaagaaagaagaagaagaggaaaagaacaaggaagaggaagaagaaaaggaggaagaagaggaagaagagaaagaagagaaaagagaaaaagaggaagaaatactaTTGATACAAAGCTTAAAGGATATATCCAAAGTTGcatataa